A window of Hymenobacter aerilatus contains these coding sequences:
- a CDS encoding MFS transporter, translating to MKHLVLRESAGLRYFTFFYLYVMQGIPAGFGLTAVVNYLIGRGLNAETVASFGAIVGLPWTIQFVWGPLIDKYQYSVIGHRKQWVVLTQFVAFLASLGLLTVRQPAAQLPLLGALFCLHSIFASIQDASVDAIAISVVPEAERGRVNAFMRGGFLLGSSLGAAALSTVLHRYGFFWAALAQSATLLLLTILTFFIRLDHDDQLIPRFGARKVAPTQSNADNPSIAWLFRELWRAVREPRSLRLFGIIAGAYLCAGVFGWAYNYHLIHTLRWSDAAVSVLQGSWGSIATMVLITGGGILADRIGAALLQRRVLLALGAFLLLFCGLSYFWSYPAFATVGLLVWNMADPSISVAAMPLLMALCRPQIEGSQFTTYMALVNLSGVAGSFMAGWALSVVSAPMLGGVCAITLLGLLVALQRQKEPKPNLVVVAAE from the coding sequence GTGAAGCATCTGGTTCTCCGCGAAAGCGCGGGCTTGCGGTATTTTACCTTTTTCTACCTGTATGTGATGCAGGGCATTCCGGCGGGTTTTGGGCTCACGGCCGTGGTAAATTACCTGATAGGTAGGGGACTGAATGCCGAAACAGTTGCCTCATTTGGAGCTATTGTGGGCCTGCCCTGGACCATCCAGTTTGTGTGGGGGCCGCTCATCGACAAGTACCAATACTCTGTGATTGGGCACCGCAAGCAGTGGGTGGTGCTCACGCAGTTTGTGGCATTTCTGGCCTCGCTGGGGCTGCTGACGGTGCGGCAGCCCGCGGCACAACTGCCGTTGCTGGGAGCGTTGTTTTGCCTGCACAGCATCTTCGCGTCTATTCAGGATGCCAGCGTCGATGCCATTGCCATTTCAGTGGTGCCCGAGGCCGAGCGGGGTAGGGTCAATGCGTTTATGCGCGGAGGCTTTTTGCTGGGGTCCTCGCTGGGGGCCGCGGCACTTTCCACGGTACTGCACCGCTATGGGTTCTTCTGGGCGGCCCTGGCGCAGTCGGCCACGCTGCTGCTGCTCACAATCCTCACGTTCTTCATCCGCCTCGACCACGACGACCAGCTGATTCCCCGGTTCGGAGCGCGGAAGGTGGCGCCTACCCAGTCCAACGCCGATAACCCATCGATAGCTTGGCTGTTCAGGGAGCTGTGGCGGGCCGTGCGGGAGCCACGCTCTTTGCGGCTATTTGGCATTATTGCGGGGGCCTACCTGTGCGCCGGCGTGTTTGGCTGGGCCTACAACTACCACCTCATCCATACCCTGCGCTGGTCCGATGCAGCCGTGTCAGTGCTGCAAGGCAGCTGGGGCAGCATCGCTACGATGGTGCTCATCACCGGTGGCGGCATCCTGGCCGATCGGATTGGGGCAGCTCTACTCCAGCGCCGGGTGTTACTGGCGTTGGGTGCGTTTCTGCTGCTATTTTGTGGGCTAAGCTACTTCTGGTCCTACCCGGCGTTTGCCACCGTGGGCTTGCTCGTCTGGAACATGGCCGACCCCAGCATCAGCGTGGCCGCCATGCCGCTGTTGATGGCCCTGTGTCGCCCCCAGATAGAAGGCTCACAGTTCACGACCTATATGGCTCTTGTCAACCTGTCGGGGGTAGCGGGCTCATTCATGGCGGGGTGGGCGCTTAGTGTGGTGTCGGCACCGATGCTAGGAGGGGTGTGCGCTATTACGCTGCTAGGGCTGCTGGTGGCGCTTCAGCGGCAGAAAGAGCCAAAGCCCAACTTGGTGGTAGTGGCTGCCGAGTGA
- a CDS encoding gluconokinase yields the protein MQLSSIYIVMGVSGSGKTTVGKLLAERLELPFHDADDFHPAANIEKMSNGIPLDDADRAGWLADMAKAITKWETTGGAVLACSALKEAYRQTLQGGARQPLRWVFLDGSRELLSDRIEHRKGHYMAVDMLDSQLETLEKPAYGLHIELRNDQTPEQVTEQIVHADAAAETKPA from the coding sequence ATGCAACTCAGTTCAATTTACATTGTGATGGGGGTATCGGGTAGCGGTAAAACCACGGTAGGCAAGCTGCTGGCCGAGCGGTTAGAATTACCCTTCCACGACGCCGATGATTTTCACCCCGCCGCCAACATCGAGAAGATGAGCAACGGCATCCCGCTCGACGACGCCGACCGGGCCGGCTGGCTGGCCGATATGGCCAAGGCTATTACCAAGTGGGAAACCACCGGTGGCGCCGTATTGGCGTGCTCCGCGCTCAAAGAAGCCTACCGCCAAACATTGCAAGGCGGTGCCCGCCAGCCCCTGCGTTGGGTGTTCCTGGACGGCTCCCGTGAGCTATTGAGCGACCGAATCGAGCACCGCAAAGGTCACTACATGGCCGTCGATATGCTGGACTCGCAGCTGGAAACGCTGGAAAAGCCGGCCTATGGTCTGCATATCGAATTGCGTAACGATCAGACGCCCGAGCAGGTGACCGAACAGATTGTGCATGCAGATGCTGCGGCTGAAACTAAGCCTGCGTAG
- a CDS encoding SHOCT domain-containing protein, whose product MEKDPSPLDTLRQLKEWLDAGAITPQEFEALKSKLVFNQGTHHEGLPLPGTPSVEPVEPAAESEYTPPPATQPPYVAPGAAAGPAVPLTTPVTPDVPSTSAGLDPLAPSVGPVPEAGESRSPLGIILIVGGIVLLLGLMAYLVFGGRESERLTSTSQTAADTVAVQPEVGPQAEQIELPPVVAPETVRVEPAQLPAAPAPVTDSTTTATVPTPTIADDKAVRTRVQQALTAYYADLQAPPFAAEDHFAPSVERFYTLQNTTPEAIGADLTASHFPEFTEEQTQVVPGSLKVEPAAEDGTRTATYLETSTSFRQSRQQHQQTKAQVRVRFDSDYKIVYLRQERLLENKFTE is encoded by the coding sequence ATGGAAAAAGACCCCTCACCGCTCGACACGCTCCGCCAGCTCAAAGAATGGTTGGATGCCGGGGCCATTACACCTCAGGAGTTTGAAGCGCTGAAAAGTAAGCTGGTGTTCAACCAAGGCACTCACCACGAAGGGTTACCGCTACCAGGCACGCCTTCTGTGGAGCCCGTAGAGCCGGCGGCTGAGTCAGAGTATACTCCGCCGCCGGCTACCCAACCGCCTTACGTAGCACCGGGTGCCGCTGCGGGACCGGCAGTGCCACTAACCACCCCCGTCACCCCCGACGTACCATCGACGTCGGCTGGCCTCGATCCGCTGGCGCCTAGCGTAGGGCCGGTGCCTGAAGCGGGCGAGTCGCGCAGTCCGTTAGGAATTATTCTGATTGTGGGAGGTATCGTGTTGCTCTTAGGGCTGATGGCTTACCTGGTATTTGGTGGGCGCGAGTCGGAGCGCCTGACCAGCACCTCTCAAACTGCCGCCGATACAGTAGCCGTGCAACCAGAGGTAGGACCCCAGGCCGAGCAAATTGAGCTGCCGCCTGTTGTCGCGCCCGAAACTGTGCGCGTAGAGCCGGCTCAGCTTCCGGCCGCCCCCGCCCCGGTTACCGATTCCACGACAACTGCTACTGTGCCTACCCCTACCATCGCCGATGACAAAGCGGTACGCACTCGCGTGCAGCAGGCTCTTACTGCGTATTATGCTGATTTACAAGCCCCGCCATTTGCTGCCGAAGACCATTTTGCCCCAAGCGTAGAGCGGTTCTATACCTTGCAGAACACTACCCCAGAAGCCATCGGCGCCGACTTGACGGCCTCACACTTTCCTGAGTTTACGGAGGAGCAAACACAAGTAGTGCCGGGCAGCCTAAAAGTAGAGCCCGCTGCCGAAGACGGTACTCGCACCGCTACCTACCTCGAAACCAGCACATCTTTCCGGCAGTCGCGTCAGCAGCACCAACAGACGAAAGCACAAGTGCGTGTGCGCTTCGATTCGGACTATAAAATTGTATATCTGCGCCAAGAGCGCCTGTTGGAAAACAAATTTACAGAGTAG
- a CDS encoding DUF3089 domain-containing protein has translation MTNHRNLRRGFGVSLLLLMGVLSSCLKLLKPGHPISKETPPSPPIYSDSAAWAALPTRPDSADTVPYGSDLRDQQQQASADVFFVHPTTYYGRKSWNAALDNDLVNKFTDREVIRKQASVFNAAGRIYAPRYRQATLYAFFEKKRKHNGEKALDLAYTDVKASFEYYLAHYNQNRPIILASHSQGTVLATRLLREFFDQDPALRRRLVAAYLIGYKVPATTYQVLRPCADSTQTGCYVSWNAVNWRKPFPRFEGGVAVNPLTWTTDTAYAPATLNQGSVPQSFDRIDRGVADAKVHNGLLWLHDPAANGYTRVRIFGHHQLHYSFHLVDYGLYYINLRRNAQTRVRAWELTTEQ, from the coding sequence ATGACAAATCATAGAAACCTGCGCCGAGGATTTGGGGTAAGCCTGTTGCTGCTGATGGGGGTGCTTTCCTCGTGCCTGAAGTTGCTGAAACCGGGACATCCAATCAGCAAAGAGACGCCTCCCAGCCCCCCTATCTATAGCGACTCGGCTGCGTGGGCCGCCTTACCCACTCGCCCCGACTCGGCAGATACGGTGCCCTATGGCTCCGACTTGCGCGACCAGCAGCAGCAGGCCAGCGCCGATGTGTTTTTCGTGCACCCTACCACCTACTACGGCCGCAAAAGCTGGAATGCCGCGCTGGACAATGACTTGGTGAATAAGTTTACGGACCGAGAAGTCATCCGCAAACAAGCGAGTGTGTTTAATGCTGCCGGCCGCATCTATGCGCCCCGCTACCGGCAGGCAACGTTGTATGCCTTCTTCGAGAAGAAAAGAAAGCACAATGGGGAAAAGGCTTTAGACCTAGCCTATACCGACGTGAAGGCATCCTTCGAATACTATCTGGCTCACTACAACCAAAACCGACCAATTATTCTGGCCAGTCACAGCCAGGGTACCGTACTAGCCACCCGGTTGCTACGCGAGTTTTTTGACCAGGATCCGGCATTACGTCGCCGGTTGGTGGCGGCTTATCTGATTGGGTATAAAGTGCCTGCTACCACCTACCAAGTACTACGGCCATGTGCCGATTCCACCCAAACTGGCTGCTATGTAAGCTGGAATGCCGTAAACTGGCGAAAACCATTTCCGCGGTTCGAGGGCGGGGTGGCAGTGAATCCGCTTACCTGGACCACCGATACCGCCTATGCGCCTGCTACCCTTAACCAAGGCAGTGTGCCCCAATCCTTCGACCGCATCGACCGGGGGGTAGCAGATGCCAAGGTACATAACGGCCTCCTGTGGCTTCACGACCCAGCTGCCAACGGCTACACTCGCGTGCGGATATTTGGCCACCATCAGTTGCACTACTCTTTCCACTTAGTGGATTACGGCCTGTACTACATCAACTTACGTCGAAATGCCCAGACGCGGGTGCGAGCCTGGGAGCTAACGACCGAGCAATAA
- a CDS encoding carboxypeptidase-like regulatory domain-containing protein: MKLSANPFHPISGDLLPVYRDAYLRGDLSTENTTLVDAYIKANSMHADATLRRFYEMKQQGHKVQPVGWVQRQFDLIRTEPQRFRRRAASMLVGSVLVGGAVFANSGRTVENTAIAPVAVVASETSAAEVASAASMNAATVVVRGRILDENGRPLVGATVLQKGTSRGVSTDAQGNYSLRVPAGRAATLQYGYAGYNDDEVQVKGGAVENMTLLPNMEKAKKQKRHWLFF, from the coding sequence ATGAAACTCAGCGCCAACCCATTTCATCCCATTTCGGGAGACCTATTACCGGTATACCGCGATGCTTATCTGCGTGGCGACTTATCGACTGAAAACACTACCCTTGTTGACGCTTACATTAAAGCCAACAGCATGCATGCCGATGCTACCTTGCGTCGCTTCTATGAGATGAAGCAGCAGGGTCATAAGGTGCAGCCTGTTGGTTGGGTACAGCGGCAATTTGATTTGATCCGGACGGAGCCACAACGTTTTCGTCGTCGGGCTGCCTCTATGCTGGTAGGCAGCGTACTAGTAGGCGGCGCTGTATTTGCTAACTCTGGGCGCACGGTTGAGAATACAGCTATTGCTCCTGTAGCTGTAGTAGCTTCGGAAACTAGTGCAGCAGAAGTAGCTTCAGCAGCTTCAATGAATGCTGCAACCGTGGTGGTGCGCGGCCGCATCCTAGACGAGAACGGCCGCCCTCTGGTAGGTGCTACAGTTCTACAGAAAGGCACTAGCCGGGGTGTTAGCACTGATGCACAGGGCAACTACTCACTACGGGTTCCAGCTGGCCGTGCGGCAACGCTGCAATATGGCTATGCTGGCTACAACGACGATGAAGTTCAGGTAAAAGGCGGCGCTGTAGAAAACATGACCCTGCTGCCCAACATGGAAAAAGCGAAAAAGCAGAAGCGTCACTGGCTGTTCTTTTAA
- the tsf gene encoding translation elongation factor Ts, which produces MAAITAQDVNKLRAMTGAGMMDCKKALTEADGDFEAARDILRKQGQKIADKRAENATAEGVVLVSVSEDGTTGKLVALACETEPVAKVEDFRKLAQQVLDSAVQSNAGTKEDLLAAKQDDGRSLQEHITDLMGKIGEKLDVVAYETLTAEKVASYIHSDNKKGVLVGLKNVGDANTNEVGRDVAMQIVAMKPVAVDKDGVDSATVEREIEIGKEQARAEGKPEAMLEKIAQGKLNKFYKENTLLNQEFVKDNSVTIAQLLDKTSKGMTVTDFKRVAIA; this is translated from the coding sequence ATGGCAGCAATTACCGCCCAAGACGTGAACAAGCTGCGCGCTATGACCGGCGCGGGCATGATGGATTGCAAAAAAGCACTGACCGAAGCAGACGGCGATTTCGAAGCCGCCCGCGACATTCTGCGTAAGCAGGGTCAGAAAATTGCGGATAAGCGTGCCGAGAATGCTACGGCTGAAGGCGTAGTGCTGGTAAGCGTAAGCGAAGATGGTACTACCGGCAAATTGGTAGCCTTGGCCTGCGAAACCGAACCAGTTGCCAAGGTAGAAGACTTCCGTAAGCTGGCCCAGCAAGTACTGGATTCGGCTGTACAGTCGAACGCTGGTACCAAAGAAGATCTGCTCGCCGCCAAGCAAGACGATGGCCGTTCGCTGCAGGAGCACATCACCGACTTGATGGGCAAAATTGGTGAGAAGCTGGACGTAGTAGCCTACGAAACGCTGACTGCTGAGAAAGTTGCTTCTTACATCCACTCTGATAATAAGAAGGGTGTACTGGTAGGCCTGAAAAATGTAGGCGACGCCAATACCAACGAGGTAGGCCGCGACGTAGCAATGCAGATTGTAGCTATGAAGCCTGTTGCCGTTGACAAAGACGGTGTAGACTCCGCTACGGTAGAACGTGAAATTGAGATTGGTAAAGAGCAAGCCCGCGCTGAAGGTAAGCCCGAGGCTATGCTGGAAAAGATTGCCCAAGGCAAGCTCAATAAGTTCTACAAAGAGAATACCTTGCTCAACCAGGAATTCGTGAAAGACAACTCGGTTACGATTGCTCAACTGCTCGATAAGACTAGTAAGGGTATGACTGTAACAGATTTCAAGCGTGTTGCTATTGCCTAG
- the rpsB gene encoding 30S ribosomal protein S2: MAQTTTYKELLDAGAHFGHLTRKWDPKMAPYIFMEKNGIHIIDLNKTLVSLDQAAAAIRQIAKSGRKVLFVATKKQAQEIVTEEAKRLKMPYVTDRWLGGMLTNFATVRKSLKKMSTIDKMVKENTAYAALAKREKLMMSREREKLERVLGGIADLSRLPAALFVVDVKREHIAVKEAQKLNIPVFAIVDTNSNPELVDFPIPANDDASKSVSLIIGVIGKAIEDGLSERKVDKEESDRKQSEDEGIQEKQAADE; the protein is encoded by the coding sequence ATGGCTCAGACCACCACATATAAAGAACTGCTTGATGCAGGTGCCCACTTTGGTCACCTCACGCGCAAGTGGGACCCGAAAATGGCGCCGTATATCTTCATGGAGAAGAACGGCATCCATATTATCGACCTGAACAAGACCCTCGTTTCGCTGGATCAGGCCGCGGCTGCTATCCGTCAGATTGCTAAATCGGGCCGGAAAGTATTGTTCGTAGCTACCAAAAAGCAAGCGCAGGAAATCGTAACGGAAGAGGCCAAGCGCCTCAAAATGCCGTACGTAACCGACCGTTGGTTAGGTGGCATGCTCACCAACTTCGCTACTGTACGCAAGTCGCTGAAGAAAATGAGCACCATCGATAAGATGGTGAAGGAAAATACGGCTTATGCAGCCCTCGCAAAGCGTGAGAAGCTGATGATGTCGCGCGAGCGTGAGAAGCTGGAGCGTGTACTGGGCGGCATTGCCGACCTGAGCCGCCTACCTGCTGCGCTGTTCGTAGTAGATGTAAAGCGTGAGCACATTGCTGTGAAAGAAGCTCAAAAGCTGAACATTCCGGTATTCGCTATCGTGGACACCAACTCCAACCCCGAGCTGGTAGACTTCCCAATTCCGGCTAACGACGACGCCTCGAAATCAGTATCGCTGATCATCGGTGTTATCGGTAAGGCCATCGAAGATGGTCTGTCGGAACGGAAGGTAGACAAAGAAGAGTCTGACCGGAAGCAGTCGGAAGACGAAGGCATCCAGGAAAAACAAGCTGCCGACGAATAG
- the rpsI gene encoding 30S ribosomal protein S9 yields the protein MEISNTSGRRKTSVARIYMQAGQGNITINGRDMKSYFGNELLENIVNQPLATIEQVGQYDIKVNVRGGGISAQAEAIRLAISKALVGDNAEVRPALKKEGFLTRDPRMVERKKFGKRKARRSFQFSKR from the coding sequence ATGGAAATTTCCAACACCTCTGGTAGAAGAAAAACCTCGGTGGCGCGCATTTACATGCAAGCCGGGCAAGGGAATATCACTATCAATGGCCGGGACATGAAATCGTACTTCGGTAACGAGCTCCTGGAAAACATCGTGAACCAGCCTTTGGCGACGATCGAGCAAGTCGGTCAGTACGACATTAAGGTGAACGTGCGCGGCGGCGGCATCTCAGCTCAGGCTGAAGCTATCCGTCTGGCCATCTCGAAAGCCCTCGTAGGCGACAATGCTGAGGTTCGTCCGGCGCTGAAGAAAGAAGGCTTCCTGACCCGCGACCCGCGCATGGTGGAACGCAAAAAATTCGGTAAGCGCAAAGCTCGTCGTTCGTTCCAGTTCTCGAAACGCTAA
- the rplM gene encoding 50S ribosomal protein L13, which produces MDHLSFKTISVNKANANKGWVVIDAGDATLGRLASQVANILRGKHKPSFTPNSDCGDNVIVVNADKLRVTGKKLTDKIYLTHSGYPGGQKRINLRDKKAKDSTRVIEHAVKGMLQGNRLGSEQFRNLFVYAGAEHPHAAQQPKAVDLKHL; this is translated from the coding sequence ATGGATCATCTGAGCTTCAAGACGATTTCCGTCAACAAAGCCAACGCCAATAAGGGCTGGGTCGTGATTGATGCTGGTGACGCTACGCTAGGCCGTTTGGCCAGCCAAGTTGCCAACATCCTGCGCGGCAAGCACAAGCCCTCGTTCACGCCCAACTCGGACTGCGGCGACAACGTTATTGTTGTTAACGCTGACAAGCTGCGCGTTACGGGCAAGAAGCTGACCGACAAAATCTACCTCACACACTCGGGCTACCCCGGCGGCCAGAAGCGCATCAACCTGCGTGACAAGAAAGCCAAAGACTCGACTCGCGTAATCGAGCACGCTGTGAAAGGCATGTTGCAAGGCAACCGTCTGGGTTCGGAGCAGTTCCGCAACCTGTTCGTGTATGCTGGCGCCGAGCATCCCCACGCAGCACAGCAGCCCAAAGCTGTTGATCTTAAGCACCTGTAA
- a CDS encoding RluA family pseudouridine synthase yields MKHIDFQDLILFEDEDYIVINKPPFLATLDERFGGANNILRMAREYADDVQACHRLDKETSGALALAKNPAAYRHLSIQFENREVNKLYHAVAWGVHHFDNLLVDRKIETTSKGKARLAFKGKPAETYFTTLEAFARHTLVQCVPVTGRMHQIRLHLMFLQAPIVADGLYGGEEFYLSSLKRKFNVKEGEEEQPFIKRFALHARQLTFAKMDGEQVTIEASYPKDFRVLVDTLRQYQ; encoded by the coding sequence ATGAAGCATATTGATTTCCAAGACCTGATTCTGTTTGAAGACGAAGATTATATCGTCATCAACAAGCCACCTTTTCTGGCTACCCTCGACGAGCGTTTTGGCGGGGCCAACAACATTCTGCGCATGGCCCGCGAGTACGCCGACGATGTGCAGGCCTGCCACCGCCTCGATAAAGAAACGTCGGGCGCTCTGGCGCTGGCCAAGAACCCAGCGGCTTACCGCCACCTTTCCATTCAGTTTGAAAACCGAGAGGTGAATAAGCTCTACCACGCCGTAGCCTGGGGCGTGCACCACTTCGACAACCTGCTGGTAGACCGCAAGATCGAAACCACCTCGAAAGGCAAAGCTCGCTTAGCATTCAAAGGCAAGCCCGCTGAAACGTATTTCACTACCCTCGAAGCCTTCGCCCGGCATACGTTGGTGCAGTGCGTACCCGTCACCGGCCGTATGCACCAGATTCGCCTGCACCTGATGTTTCTGCAGGCGCCCATTGTAGCCGACGGCCTATATGGTGGCGAGGAATTCTACCTTTCCTCGCTCAAGCGCAAATTTAACGTGAAAGAAGGCGAGGAAGAACAGCCGTTTATCAAACGTTTTGCCTTGCATGCCCGGCAGCTCACCTTTGCAAAGATGGACGGCGAACAGGTAACCATCGAGGCTTCCTACCCCAAAGATTTCCGGGTTTTAGTGGATACGCTGCGTCAGTATCAGTAG
- a CDS encoding sensor histidine kinase, translating to MRIHLSSRTIAILISLLVAGVLTALAIYAPQMEFQDAFLTAGITVAACFLLVYLSFEALIFREINTIYSGLEMIKRKELRKLSNKFLFRPEPLKRLRDEILQMAARKQQEIDELKRLQVLRREFLADVSHELKTPIFAAQGFVHTILDDEDIDEVTQRKFLAKAASSLDALNDLVQDLVTISQLEKGVVQIRRQRFDVVRLVLDILEQLELTAAQRGVTLELLPPTLADAELLVLADRNRIRQVLINLIDNGIKYGQERGHVSVHLTETAKAVRIAVHNDGEGIAKQHHHRVFERFYRIEKSRSRNSGGTGLGLAISKHIVEGHKSVLRLHSEPGQGTTFEFKLPKPKLKQQSIRPSEPAG from the coding sequence TTGAGAATCCATTTATCCTCGCGCACTATTGCCATCCTTATCTCTCTGCTCGTAGCTGGTGTGCTTACGGCTTTGGCCATTTATGCGCCGCAGATGGAGTTTCAGGATGCCTTCTTGACAGCGGGCATTACAGTAGCCGCATGCTTTCTGCTTGTTTACTTGTCCTTTGAAGCCCTGATTTTCCGGGAAATCAACACAATCTATTCGGGCTTAGAGATGATTAAGCGCAAGGAGTTGCGCAAGCTGTCTAATAAATTCCTGTTTCGGCCCGAGCCCCTCAAGCGCCTGCGCGACGAGATTTTGCAGATGGCCGCCCGCAAGCAGCAGGAAATAGACGAACTGAAACGCCTGCAAGTATTGCGACGCGAGTTTCTGGCTGATGTATCGCACGAGTTGAAGACACCCATCTTCGCCGCTCAGGGCTTTGTGCACACCATCTTAGACGACGAGGACATAGATGAAGTAACCCAACGGAAGTTTTTGGCCAAAGCTGCCAGCAGCCTCGACGCTCTTAATGATCTGGTGCAAGACCTAGTCACCATTTCGCAGTTGGAGAAGGGCGTAGTGCAGATACGTCGTCAGCGCTTCGACGTAGTGCGGCTGGTACTCGATATTCTGGAGCAGTTGGAGCTGACTGCTGCCCAACGCGGCGTAACGCTGGAACTGCTCCCCCCTACCCTCGCCGATGCCGAGCTACTGGTGCTGGCCGACCGCAACCGCATCCGGCAAGTGCTCATCAACCTCATCGACAACGGTATCAAGTATGGACAGGAGCGAGGCCACGTCTCCGTGCACCTCACTGAGACTGCCAAAGCGGTGCGCATAGCCGTACACAATGATGGAGAAGGCATTGCCAAGCAGCACCATCACCGCGTTTTCGAGCGTTTCTACCGTATCGAGAAAAGCCGCTCGCGCAACTCGGGCGGCACGGGCTTGGGGCTAGCTATCAGCAAGCACATTGTAGAAGGCCATAAGTCTGTCTTGCGCCTGCACAGTGAGCCGGGCCAGGGTACCACTTTTGAGTTTAAACTACCCAAGCCTAAGCTTAAGCAGCAATCCATAAGACCTTCAGAGCCGGCAGGCTGA
- a CDS encoding response regulator, whose amino-acid sequence MHATPASNAYRILVVDDDPDIVELLEYNLRKEGYEVASAADGRQALEIAADFGPDIILLDVMMPHLDGIDACRQLREQPRFKDAYIIFLTARAEEFSEVAAFEAGADDFITKPIKPRALMSRLAAFVRRDQDPQQASASIEINGLTIDRTGFAVYQDGRKIILPKKEFELLAFLAASPHKVFNRDELLQNIWGNDVFVLARTVDVHVRKVREKVGDHHIQTIKGVGYKFNAD is encoded by the coding sequence GTGCACGCTACCCCTGCTTCCAACGCCTATAGAATTCTCGTTGTCGACGATGACCCCGACATTGTTGAGCTACTGGAGTATAACCTACGCAAAGAAGGGTACGAAGTAGCCTCGGCCGCCGATGGCCGCCAAGCGCTGGAAATTGCAGCCGATTTCGGCCCCGACATCATCCTGCTCGACGTGATGATGCCCCACTTAGATGGTATCGACGCGTGCCGCCAGCTACGCGAGCAGCCTCGCTTCAAGGATGCCTACATCATTTTCCTAACGGCCCGCGCCGAGGAATTTTCAGAGGTAGCTGCCTTCGAAGCTGGTGCCGATGACTTCATCACCAAGCCCATCAAGCCACGTGCTCTGATGAGCCGCCTAGCCGCCTTCGTGCGCCGCGACCAGGATCCGCAGCAGGCCAGCGCCTCCATCGAAATCAACGGCCTGACCATTGACCGCACGGGGTTTGCCGTGTACCAGGATGGCCGTAAAATCATTCTGCCTAAAAAGGAATTTGAGTTATTGGCGTTTCTGGCTGCCTCCCCCCACAAAGTGTTCAACCGCGACGAGCTGCTTCAGAACATCTGGGGCAATGATGTATTTGTGCTGGCCCGCACTGTAGACGTGCACGTGCGTAAAGTGCGCGAGAAGGTAGGAGACCACCACATTCAAACCATCAAAGGGGTAGGCTATAAGTTTAACGCCGACTAG
- a CDS encoding DUF3108 domain-containing protein produces the protein MSRRWFYYVFLLLFVGASLSAFQPTEATRVVSNDSFTNGEVLSYKVHYGLINAAEATIELSDNIHRVNNRPCYQATVTGRTLGSFDFFLRIRDTWRSYIDTATIRPQRFFRNIEENHYRKRETVDFDHTRATASVESYKKNKNDVKRGTFKVPSNVQDIVSGVYFLRTINFDQRRPGEVIRVQGFFDDEVFSMDVIYKGRETVETKAGIVRALRLVPKMPSNKLFRGENAISVYLSDDRNKIPVLIQAEMFVGSVKVDMYKYQGLKNRLNLVASN, from the coding sequence ATGTCCCGTCGCTGGTTTTATTACGTTTTCCTGCTGCTTTTCGTTGGTGCAAGCCTTTCTGCCTTTCAGCCGACAGAGGCTACCCGTGTGGTGTCTAACGACAGCTTCACTAATGGTGAAGTGCTCAGCTATAAGGTGCATTACGGCCTGATAAACGCCGCGGAGGCTACTATTGAACTTTCCGACAATATTCACCGCGTGAACAACCGGCCGTGCTACCAGGCTACCGTTACGGGCCGTACGCTGGGGTCCTTCGATTTTTTTCTGCGCATCCGGGACACGTGGCGCTCCTACATCGACACGGCTACCATCCGGCCCCAACGCTTTTTCCGCAACATTGAGGAGAATCACTATCGCAAGCGTGAGACGGTGGACTTCGACCACACCCGCGCCACTGCTTCCGTCGAGTCGTATAAAAAGAATAAAAACGACGTAAAACGCGGTACCTTTAAGGTGCCAAGCAATGTGCAGGATATTGTGAGTGGGGTTTATTTCCTGCGAACTATTAATTTTGACCAGCGCCGGCCCGGTGAGGTTATCCGGGTGCAGGGCTTTTTTGACGACGAAGTGTTCAGCATGGACGTTATCTACAAAGGGCGCGAAACGGTAGAAACCAAAGCAGGCATTGTGCGGGCGCTTCGCCTAGTGCCCAAGATGCCTAGCAACAAGCTCTTCCGCGGCGAAAATGCTATTTCGGTGTACCTGTCAGATGACCGCAACAAGATTCCGGTCCTGATTCAGGCCGAAATGTTTGTTGGCTCCGTGAAAGTGGACATGTATAAATATCAGGGCCTTAAAAATCGACTGAATTTAGTGGCCTCTAATTGA